Proteins found in one Zea mays cultivar B73 chromosome 1, Zm-B73-REFERENCE-NAM-5.0, whole genome shotgun sequence genomic segment:
- the LOC103645071 gene encoding DNA polymerase eta encodes MHGDEAKRVCPGINLVQVPVARGKANLNLYRSAGAEVVVILASKGKCERASIDEVYLDLTDAAKEMLLQAPPDSPEGIFMEATKSNILGLPADASEKEKNVRAWLCQSEADYQDKLLACGAIIVAQLRVRVLEETQFTCSAGIAHNKMLAKLVSGMYKPAQQTVVPSSSVQDLLASLPVKKMKQLGGKLGSSLQDNLGVETIGDLLSFTEEKLQEQYGVNTGFDHIIYLPTTI; translated from the exons ATGCACGGAGATGAGGCCAAGAGGGTCTGTCCTGGTATTAATCTTGTTCAGGTCCCAGTGGCGCGTGGCAAGGCTAACCTTAATCTTTACAGAAGTGCTGGTGCTGAG GTTGTTGTAATCCTTGCAAGCAAAGGGAAGTGCGAGCGGGCATCCATCGACGAAGTTTATCTTGACCTTACTGATGCAGCAAAGGAAATGCTCTTACAAGCTCCCCCAGATTCACCAGAGGGGATTTTTATGGAGGCGACAAAGTCAAATATCTTGGGCCTTCCGGCT GATGCCAGCGAGAAGGAAAAGAATGTGAGGGCATGGCTTTGTCAATCAGAAGCTGATTACCAGGACAAGTTACTGGCATGTGGAGCTATAATTGTTGCACAGTTACGAGTCAGAGTTCTGGAGGAAACCCAATTCACATGCTCTGCTGGGATTGCTCACAATAAG ATGTTAGCTAAACTTGTCAGTGGAATGTACAAGCCTGCTCAGCAAACAGTTGTCCCTTCTTCATCAGTTCAAGACTTACTAGCATCACTACCTGTGAAAAAGAT GAAACAACTTGGTGGTAAGCTTGGAAGTTCCTTGCAGGATAATCTTGGGGTTGAGACAATTGGTGATCTCCTAAGTTTTACAGAGGAAAAATTACAAGAGCAGTATGGAGTAAATACTGG GTTTGACCATATAATATATCTCCCTACTACTATATAA
- the LOC542751 gene encoding origin recognition complex subunit 3 has product MNPNCPRQPPPPQQSPTPPVKSAMSPPPCDALPTAANNIQPFLVLHKAAASSVPSSRSQRQIQTSQPSSPNRKSANRCRQPAGEECEDEGDSELYEQLRAEAFHRTWSKIQSTIDEVLRAINLKLFDQVLQWAKESFASAHAITKKHHTEVQQPYPLLTDVICRRIPTVFVLTKNAEFVDDITTFHDLAGHMKSNGCHIVKLSAAELSAKHGVGGCFRSLLGQLLSDVPDVADVSALASWYCEAENFDQPIIVIIDDLEQCSGDVLGEFVMMLSEWVFKIPVFFVMGIATTLDAPKKLLSSEALQRLEPCKLTLGSPSDRLNALVEAVLVKPCAGFCISHEVALFVRNYFFRHDGTITSFITALKLACSKHFSMEPLSFLCLGMVEEDSEEFWHDKLESLPQTIWKHAFDLPSNKNARNSCNMVEGLSRLLKSQKDWSSVLLCLYEAGRHDKVQLLDIFCEAASPDWQTENAPDSYLFASKVALLGVKSGSARRFIAQVMNTIRYLPTEILLHVLEVWSIHLKGMSEINDRVKELRSKGCGADSVRAKRKSTANTGNGVVLINEEAAALLQDVIRKYLVPAECLPFHEIVCFKNVDILRSALIGNPRRMIQLDLLRSQSHLKCSCCSRSGAAVSGSLHDTSILCSLAQEYGDMINLHDWYTAFEGIIKSTNSKAKGKSCSSPSKKKKKSNPTPLEGDGMIQARFCSAVTEMQVTGLVRMPSKRRPDLVQRIAFGP; this is encoded by the coding sequence ATGAACCCTAACTGCCCCCGccaaccgccgccgccgcagcagtCACCGACTCCTCCAGTCAAATCAGCCATGTCGCCGCCGCCCTGTGACGCCCTGCCCACCGCTGCCAACAACATCCAGCCATTTCTTGTCCTTCACAAGGCTGCTGCCTCCTCGGTGCCATCTTCCCGGTCTCAGCGCCAGATTCAGACCTCACAGCCATCCTCACCCAACCGCAAATCAGCAAACAGATGTCGTCAACCAGCGGGTGAGGAGTGTGAGGACGAAGGGGATTCGGAGCTATATGAGCAGCTGCGTGCTGAGGCCTTCCACCGAACTTGGTCCAAGATCCAGTCCACCATCGACGAGGTCCTCAGGGCCATCAACCTCAAGCTGTTCGACCAGGTGCTGCAGTGGGCGAAGGAGTCCTTCGCTTCGGCCCATGCCATCACGAAAAAGCACCACACTGAAGTCCAGCAGCCATACCCTCTCCTGACTGATGTGATCTGCAGAAGGATCCCGACGGTATTCGTCCTCACCAAGAATGCAGAGTTTGTTGATGATATCACAACGTTTCATGACCTTGCAGGGCATATGAAGTCCAATGGATGTCACATAGTCAAGCTGTCAGCGGCTGAGTTATCAGCAAAACATGGAGTTGGTGGTTGCTTCAGGAGCCTGTTGGGACAGCTATTATCCGATGTTCCAGATGTTGCTGATGTATCTGCGCTAGCATCATGGTATTGTGAAGCTGAGAACTTTGATCAGCCTATCATTGTCATAATTGATGATTTGGAGCAATGTTCTGGCGATGTGCTTGGAGAGTTTGTGATGATGCTGAGTGAGTGGGTGTTTAAAATTCCAGTCTTCTTTGTAATGGGGATAGCAACTACCCTTGATGCTCCAAAGAAGCTTCTCTCGTCAGAGGCTCTTCAACGATTAGAGCCCTGCAAACTTACCTTGGGGTCTCCCTCAGATagattgaatgcacttgttgaggCTGTCCTTGTTAAACCATGCGCTGGATTTTGCATCAGTCATGAAGTCGCACTGTTCGTCAGAAATTACTTTTTTAGGCATGATGGGACAATAACTTCTTTTATTACTGCTCTCAAGCTTGCATGCAGTAAGCACTTCTCCATGGAACCTCTAAGCTTTTTGTGCTTAGGAATGGTGGAGGAAGATTCTGAGGAATTTTGGCATGATAAGCTTGAATCGCTCCCTCAAACAATATGGAAACATGCTTTCGATCTACCCTCAAACAAAAATGCAAGGAATTCTTGCAACATGGTAGAAGGATTGTCTAGGCTGCTGAAATCGCAAAAGGATTGGAGTTCTGTTCTCTTGTGCCTGTATGAAGCTGGAAGGCATGACAAAGTGCAGCTTTTGGATATCTTCTGTGAGGCAGCCAGCCCAGATTGGCAAACTGAAAATGCACCAGATAGTTACCTATTTGCTTCTAAAGTGGCTTTATTAGGAGTAAAGTCAGGGTCTGCTAGAAGATTTATAGCCCAAGTAATGAATACAATAAGGTACTTGCCTACGGAAATTTTGTTACACGTCCTTGAGGTTTGGAGCATCCATTTAAAAGGAATGAGTGAGATCAACGACAGAGTGAAGGAGCTTCGGTCAAAAGGTTGTGGTGCAGATAGTGTTAGGGCCAAAAGGAAATCAACCGCCAATACTGGAAATGGAGTGGTTCTAATAAACGAGGAAGCGGCTGCGCTGTTACAGGATGTTATCAGGAAATATTTGGTACCTGCTGAATGCTTACCTTTCCATGAAATAGTCTGCTTCAAGAATGTTGACATCCTCCGATCTGCGCTGATTGGAAACCCAAGAAGAATGATTCAACTCGATCTTCTGAGGTCACAGAGCCATCTGAAATGCTCTTGTTGCAGTAGGAGTGGTGCTGCCGTGTCAGGATCGTTGCACGACACATCAATCCTGTGCAGTCTAGCCCAAGAGTATGGTGACATGATTAACCTCCATGACTGGTACACGGCCTTTGAAGGGATTATAAAGAGCACAAACTCAAAAGCCAAAGGGAAATCTTGCAGCTCTCcctcgaagaagaagaagaaatcaaACCCCACGCCTCTGGAGGGTGATGGCATGATCCAAGCAAGGTTCTGCAGCGCCGTTACTGAGATGCAGGTCACTGGCCTTGTTCGGATGCCGAGCAAGAGAAGGCCCGATCTTGTGCAGAGAATCGCGTTCGGTCCTTAA
- the LOC100273038 gene encoding hydrolase-like protein, translating into MAAAVPNGHTAAAGDDDAPPAASSSLVFLGTGCSSAVPNARCLIQPPDPPCPVCSQSLSVPPELNPNYRCNTSLLIDYCQDERAHKYIIIDVGKTFREQVLRWFVRHKIPCVDSILLTHEHADAILGLDDVRVVQPFSPTNDIDPTPIYLSQFAMDSICQKFPYLVKKKLKEGEEVRRVAQLEWKIIESDIQKPFTTSGLEFVPLPVIHGEDYICLGFLFGRKSKVAYISDVSRFPPSTEYAISKSGGGQLDLLILDCLYRTGSHNVHLCWDQTLDAVRRICPKRALLIGMTHEMDHHKDNQTLEEWSRREGIDVQLARDGLRVYIDL; encoded by the exons ATGGCCGCCGCCGTCCCCAACGGCCACACCGCCGCCGCCGGAGACGACGACGCACCACCCGCCGCTTCGTCGTCGTTGGTGTTCCTGGGCACGGGGTGCTCGAGCGCGGTCCCGAACGCGCGGTGCCTGATCCAGCCCCCCGACCCACCCTGCCCCGTCTGCTCCCAGTCCCTTTCCGTCCCGCCCGAGTTAAACCCTAACTACAG GTGCAACACTTCTCTTTTGATTGACTATTGCCAAGATGAACGTGCACATAAGTATATTATAATAGATGTTGGGAAGACATTCAGAGAACAAGTTCTGAGATGGTTTGTTCGCCACAAAATCCCTTGCGTTGATTCT ATTCTTCTGACTCATGAGCATGCAGATGCGATCTTGGGCCTTGATGATGTTCGGGTCGTACAGCCATTTAGTCCCACAAATGATATTGATCCAACCCCAATTTATCTCTCTCAATTCGCTATGGACAG CATCTGCCAAAAGTTCCCCTATTTGGTCAAAAAGAAATTAAAGGAAGGGGAGGAGGTTAGACGAGTTGCTCAACTTGAATGGAAGATAATTGAGAGTGATATTCAGAAACCATTCACAACTTCAGGGCTAGAGTTTGTTCCCTTGCCG GTGATCCATGGTGAAGACTACATTTGTTTGGGTTTCCTTTTCGGAAGGAAATCAAAAGTTGCTTACATATCAGATGTTTCACGGTTTCCCCCAAGCACAGAATATG CAATTTCAAAATCTGGAggagggcaacttgatttgctcaTCTTGGATTGCCTATACAGG ACGGGTTCTCACAATGTGCACTTGTGTTGGGACCAG ACACTAGATGCTGTTAGGAGGATTTGCCCCAAAAGAGCACTGCTTATTGGGATGACCCACGAGATGGATCATCACAAGGACAACCAAACATTGGAAGAATGGTCCAGGAG GGAGGGGATTGACGTGCAGTTAGCTCGTGATGGCTTGCGTGTCTACATTGATCTGTAG
- the LOC100284931 gene encoding 2-methyl-6-phytyl-1,4-hydroquinone methyltransferase 2, chloroplastic-like codes for MAMASTYAPGGGARALAQGRCRVRGPAGLGFLGPSKAAGLPRPLALARRMSSPVAVGARLRCAASSSPAAARPATAPRFIQHKKEAFWFYRFLSIVYDHVINPGHWTEDMRDDALEPADLFSRHLTVVDVGGGTGFTTLGIVKHVNPENVTLLDQSPHQLDKARQKEALKGVTIMEGDAEDLPFPTDSFDRYISAGSIEYWPDPQRGIKEAYRVLRFGGLACVIGPVYPTFWLSRFFADMWMLFPKEEEYIEWFKKAGFRDVKLKRIGPKWYRGVRRHGLIMGCSVTGVKRERGDSPLELGPKAEDVSKPVNPITFLFRFLVGTICAAYYVLVPIYMWIKDQIVPKGMPI; via the exons ATGGCGATGGCCTCCACCTACGCGCCGGGCGGAGGCGCGCGGGCGCTCGCGCAGGGTAGATGCAGGGTCCGCGGTCCCGCGGGGCTGGGCTTCCTCGGCCCCTCCAAGGCCGCCGGCCTCCCCCGCCCCCTCGCCCTCGCCAGGCGGATGAGCAGCCCCGTCGCGGTGGGCGCCAGGCTGCGATGCGCGGCGTCGTCGtcccccgcggcggcgcggcccgccACGGCGCCGCGCTTCATCCAGCACAAGAAGGAGGCCTTCTGGTTCTACCGCTTCCTCTCCATCGTGTACGACCACGTCATCAATCCGGGCCACTGGACCGAGGACATGCGCGACGACGCGCTGGAACCTGCCGACCTCTTCAGCCGCCACCTCACGGTCGTCGACGTCGGCGGCGGCACGGGGTTCACCACGCTCGGCATCGTCAAGCACGTCAACCCGGAGAACGTCACGCTGCTCGACCAGTCCCCGCACCAGCTCGACAAGGCCCGGCAGAAGGAGGCCCTCAAGGGGGTCACCATCATGGAGGGCGACGCCGAGGACCTCCCGTTCCCCACCGACTCCTTCGACCGATACATCTCCGCCGGCAG CATCGAGTACTGGCCAGACCCACAGCGGGGGATCAAGGAAGCCTACAGGGTCCTGAGATTTGGTGGGCTAGCTTGTGTGATCGGCCCGGTCTACCCGACCTTCTGGCTGTCCCGCTTCTTCGCCGACATGTGGATGCTCTTCCCCAAGGAGGAAGAGTACATCGAGTGGTTCAAGAAGGCTGGGTTTAGGGATGTCAAGCTGAAGAGGATTGGACCGAAGTGGTACCGCGGTGTCCGAAGGCATGGCCTCATCATGGGCTGCTCCGTCACAGGCGTCAAGAGAGAGCGCGGTGACTCTCCCTTGGAG CTTGGTCCCAAGGCGGAGGATGTCAGCAAGCCAGTGAATCCGATCACCTTCCTCTTCCGCTTCCTCGTAGGAACGATATGTGCTGCCTACTATGTTCTGGTGCCTATTTACATGTGGATAAAGGACCAGATCGTGCCAAAAGGCATGCCAATCTGA